Sequence from the Osmia bicornis bicornis chromosome 13, iOsmBic2.1, whole genome shotgun sequence genome:
ATCCTGTATGACCTTTTAGTACAGCTATAATAGCTGGAAATTTGGAGGCATCCCATACAATTACACTGTTATCCACTGATGCAGATGCTAACCATGGACTATGCGGTGCCCATGCAAGGTCAAGTACATCAGCCTCATGTGAACGTAATGTAGCTATACAACGCCATGTTTCAACACTAGATTTTCCACCAAATATAGAACTTCCACCTGATCCACCAGACAATCTCCAaatcataattaatttatctacACCACCTGATGCTAATAATCCATTATTACTCCATCTAACACAATTGACGCATGctatacaaataataaatatattaatatataatatacattatagcattataatgtaattaattttatcatgTGATTATACCAAGATGGTTATCTAACTGACATAACATCTTTGGAATATTCTCATCTAATTCCGCAATTTCATTAACCACTGGTTCCATATTCCAAATAACAACCCTTCCAGAATCTCCACCTATAATTAGACAAGTAAAATCTATACATTTTCGCTAATAACATTAATGATagttttaatttacttttacttgtacaaaaaaataacattaaataaaaagttttattaCCTTGACCACCAGTGGCAAACCTCTTTCCATCTGGATGTATATCCACGGAAAATATTGAGTATCCtagataataattattgttttataattcaGCATTCTactcaaataataatatattgttttatACAGACCATCATGTGTAACCCAATTTGGCTTCAccaatttcatatttttttatttactaaacttaattaatttaatacttATTTTGCAATTCTTATCCATAATTCATTTCAAGTTCCCAACATTAAGTAGCAGCTCTTGTTCTTTTAACTTGGTTAAATCACATAACCTGAAGATATAAACATTCTTCTATTACTGAATGATTACCGGCAACGCATTCAGGTGCATTTTCACGAACACATGAAATGCATCGATGTGAATTCATCATATATACACACGCCAATGCAAAAGTTGcatacaaaataatttaattacatcTATATTTGTACACAAGTGATACGGAGATACAATGATTTAGTGGTAGTCCTCGCGAGGCTCCTAAAAAGaatgatgaaataaatatCTGCCAAAGGAGGCGTTGGTCCATAAAGAGGAGTAGGATAATAAATAGTTAGGAAGCGTGGGTCTTGGCCTCTAAAGAAGgataaaatgattaataacTGAAAGGGGTAGCCTTGGCCTATAATgagggataaaattatataaataaaaagcgGCGcaaactattcattaacttaCCGACTGCCGAAGGGTCGATTACCAACTGTCGGAAGTTcagtcgataagtcggtaaTTCGTTGAGTAGTTTCTGCCGCTTTTGTATAGATAGCACAGTGGTCGTACTTAAAAAATGACGGTCTTTTCAAAATGTAAGTTTGTcacataattattttaataaattttctgtcTTGTTataatctttgaaatttttttacatacaatattattttatgactaaagtaagaaataaacaataactagaacaaaataatttcttaaataataattaaaactatttaaattattttattcatattagAAATCTCataaatatgtacataaattaataataaaatattaagtaagatataaaatgtatttcttttcatGTTACATTGCCAATTGTCGtttcttataattattcattgTTATATTTTACACAATTGATTTGAGAACTTGGCGAACGATTATTGAGTTCGAGCAGTTTTTTATAACGGTCAACTAAATCACTGATCGAATgtctccttcctttttttttcctcagTCTTTATAGGATTATTGTCATaatcattattaatttctacctCCATTGTTTCACATATATCAAGtatattgattttattttggAAATCTTGTAGTACGTTTCCCGTTTCCGGTGTGTTTTCAAGCTTATTTTCTTTGACAGTTAATTTGTCAGGGGTAGCAAATTCTACATTGATATTACAAGGACTCTTTGCTGACGTGTTTAAATTGAGCTGTGACACATCATGCATTTCCTCAATTGCATTTACAATTGCAGTTGAATTTGCTTCTGAAGAAGAAGGCATAGACATTATACTTAAATTTGCTgctgaaaaacaaaattttttaatttgtaacaaGACATTCATGCTCAAAATATCTTACATCATTTACAAACCTCTTCTGTTACTTCTTTTTGTACGATTTGAAAATAATCGAGAATACTTTTTCGCTGGTTTTAAAGACGACAAATTTCTTCTAAATATTGTTTGCATATGTAAAGATgggttttcattatttatagtTGAAATtgtatcgtcaaaattaattcgtgatacaaataaattttctcttAGCTTTGAAATATGTGTTTCATGATTTTGTTTCAGACGTTCATATCGTGAAAATAGTGATTTGTGTATACCTGAAAGAAGtttttacatatatttttgatactttcataaataataataatcttaCCTTCTACTGGAGTAAGTTGCAATCGTTTCTGTAGGTCACATTCCTCATTAGTATAGTTGgtatcaaattttataagagGAGATACCATTAAAAGTACATTGCTCATCACAGGTAATGCAGAATCGTCATAAACTTGTGATAAATCATTCTGATATAACATATCTTGTGATTCGGATAAGAGTTTCGCGATGTCTGATACATATGTTTGAATAATATTGAGTGCTGCTTTCATGTCTTCACAACTTGCCTCTACTTGTAATAAGTACTTTGATATATCTTCTGTATTTATTTTCAGTAGTTGATGTAATTGAGTTAAGAGAGAATTGAATAATACAATAAAGTTGTTTAATATTAACTTATCGTTTTTATATGATTGAAATAGAAGACACTGgaattgaaaatattgttGATTTGAATTCTTTATATGTTATGAATGAACTATATAGTATTACTTACTTGTGTATCTATAGAaaataattctgaaatttttgagCAATTTATCTTTTGTATCTGTTTTGCATCTAACACtttaacattattactattactcAATACTATATTATTTACTTTAAAACCAAGCTGTTCTATACTTTTCAAAagtgcatttttttttctgtatgCGGTTTATTCCATCAGTTATGTTCATTTGCCACACTGAAATTAACAcatgataattattattattatgattattagatagaagtaaaaataaatattaaaaatataatactaACTTTTTATTACTTCTTCATCATTTATATTCCTTAagcattttttaattgtaggATGAACAGGTGCTTCATTTAAAAGAGTTTCAATGAACTGTTctctttcaaaaatttctgttACAATATTagataattttttcttctgttccctgaaaaataaaatgataaaattagtttattaattcaattttgtaaatacatgtataaaacaaaacaaaaaaactaTTACTCTAAAATAGTTTTAGTTGCATTTTCCATTTCTGATAAATTTTTGTGATGATTAGAAATATTATGCTTGATTTTTAGATTAGtttcttgaataaatttttttgcTAAACATGGTTTGTTTCTTGCTTGTGGTGCAAACATAACACTGTAACTAgctacaaaaaataaaaaatcatacaatattttatatgttattatttatttaagcATAGGAATTTATTGCAGTAAATGGGATTACTTTCAATAGTGGATTTAAAGTTTATTATAGCAACAAATAAGAAATAACATAAAAGTTTTATGGAAGATATCATACTTTCTCGtgcaatatattttcttaGTACTACTTGAGATAATTTCCACATgataattgtaaatttatttccacCAGCATGAATTAAGTGAGACATAAGTATGTTTGGGAAACCAATATCTGGGTTTTCCACTGAtatacttattaaataatttttaacactGTTACGATATTTCACTTCAGTCTTTTTACAAATTATTGGCCAttcaatcaattttttaaaacgctCTGAATCgtatattgttaataaatagtGGGAAACATGTATAAAGCCAGCTGTGTTAGGTTTATCAAACATTCCCTGTAAATAAACAAAGTTTATAGCAAATATATAgaataatttcaaagaaacaaaCAGATTTAAATGTATCTTGAGCATacttaatttttatgaaaaatataccTTTCGGAAATGTTTCTTGAATTCATCattaggttgaattatttcagACAATAACAATACATTACGATGAAAAGATGCGCTTACGGCCATTACCTTAATATCaagttaataacaattatatatgaaattagcttatattaattaatgtataaaaaaaacaCTTTAACCAGTGGGTATCTCaatcattttataacaataatgtaaaagaaatacaaCTCTTACGGTTATGtgaaagtttgaattttaaagcCATTTGCTTACTATGCTATAGAGAGGACCAGTATCACATCAGATAGTGCCCTCTTTCTGTAAATGCTCAATTACTGATTAAAcaatgtattttaaattttcattttatttatttataataatacacattattatgaataaaagaatataaaatacatagcTTAGCTTTTTACTCGtaattacatatgtataatgtGCAATCAACTTCATCGATAATGAAGTTGTTTAAGAAAATTGTTTGTTCTCCATAAAATAGATGTCACTTTAtgtaattttcaaatgcatACATTATTTggaatgtaatttatttgaatttatattaaataaacattttttaattttattcatttcatatgttaatttttatttattccctATGACTTAAGCTTATTTTAAGTTTATGTTTTGATATGTATTGTTCTTTAATATACATTAActgatatttatattatttaaaaaaataatatatgtagAGActacttatttttaatttatgaaaatttcgaattttaattatatgaaagattaaatttcaaaaaacaGGAAACTATGTAATTAtagaaaatgtatttataaaaaacagaaaaaattagtttttactgtaaattttgtaaattatatatatatttattttatcgaaGATACTAAGAATCATTATAGTggcattttttattttattagtaaGTGTTATTAAACTCTTTACATATTTCTGTCATTATAATGAATAACTGGTAGAACTCTTAACTTATACATCCACTCATTCAAACACCCATGACGGACCATTCTGTAACTATGTACTCAGTACTCACAACTATGTCACATGATCCTTGGCAACTTATAAGATTAATGTCATAATTCAACAGCTTACAGAATctgtttattaatttctctCCAGGTCAAATAAGATTAGAGGGAGAGCAAGAGATCTTTCCTTATAATCAAtcattctataaaaattaacaCAAGTTGTATTGCAGCAATAAATATAAGTATTAAATTACTTCTATTTATTGTGCACCAATTAGAAGAAGTATATTGTGTTACCCATTCAAGTATTTTGACTACAATTTCAATACAGAACCTTTTTGCTTTGAAATTTAAGTAGTAAATCTTTATAGTAATAAAATGTAGAATACTTTTTACATTTATGCAGCTTGATTTTTAAcattcttaatttttattttatattattattaatttaaaaagaaaggaatctctatcttcttttttctcatttGTTAGAAAACATGTTTTAAGTCACAGATCAATATATAACAACAAAAATATATCATTCTTGTGTCTTAATCACTTACAGTGTAGAAACTTGCTAAATTTAGGACTCTCGTATAACAAACGAATAGCTTATAAAACATTTAGTTGCAGCTTTACtttagatacgattattactTCGATATCTTACGAATTTTAAGCACTTTCCTCATTACATGTAATTTTATCACATACAACTATGTATGACTAAATACATTCTGTAACTTATTACACCTATTCATACAAACAACTTCTTTTtgtgataaaaattttataaagttATTATGGATCGTTTGAAAATGATGTCGAATTTTTGTTTGTAACTGCTTGCAAATAAATACAgcttacaaataaaaaaaaaagaaatcaaatttcattgattttctttttaattttctttcattggAATTTTAGCGGCCTAGCTTGAGACCCGAGTCGCATAGTATCAAATGTAATGGCTTCAGGATTTCAAGCAAAGCTGCTGTTCAATTTACTCATATGATACAAATAGTtgacattttattaaaatgcaGTAATGGTATATGTACCTATTCAATCTTGTTGTGACACCTACTACTTTTCGTTTCCCATCCGCTTCAACAAAAGATCAATATCAGaagtaaatattttcataataacAGTGCATATTATGTTAGAAATAGAAgcttcaataaataataaaagtatcaaATTACATACTATaagaaatcatttttcattacCAAGCAGAACCAAGCAATTTACATTTCTTATGTTATATTTTCacacaaaattttcttttacgaATTTTATTTGGTAATGTTTTATCTATCTTTACAGTTTTTCTGTAGGTCATATACCACTGTTAGACATGTATTAAATTGTGTTACCATGTATCAAGATTATTTTGTGATTGATAGAATAAAGCACCTGCAGTATTCAGTATGATGGAGGCAAGCTCGAACGATAAGAAAATTTGCccttcaaatttttgttaaatttaagAACTATTTTGCAATGTTTAATTGCTATAAAAGTAATAGAAATGCAATagtacaaaatataattaaccaAATTCTGTTAATTGTATCCCCAAAactttaaaattcttttatatgcaaagaatatgtttttttttcattattcaattacttaaattcaaacaaatatgaaaatcacctgacatttttaaattgtataaaaaattaacagTAGTTACATGTGTATTTTCAGGAAGTTGCTGTTTGTTGCATCATAAATCAAGTAAAGTAACAGTTtacaaaatgtaataaataaacacaagaaataaaataaatatttcttgatCATTTAAGTATTAGAAATTCCCTGTCTCCCACAGAATATAATGTTCAAAATACGGATGATCTATTTTGATTATTAagacatttagaaaaaaataataacggGTTTtaatgtattgaaaaatttgtaatttcgtTTCTTTAATTCATCTATATTTGTTAAATATGACAAAAATATAGACTGGTTTATCTATAAATATATAGAATTAGAGAAGTGAAATCTAAGTAAATGCTATGTGTGACATGTagttttaatttacaaaatttttcagTGTCTTGCAgacaatatatatttatatatctatgtatctatatatttatatatagcaatattaataatagtattatACAACTTTATGCAGATAAAAACACACATATACGTGTAACATCCTCTAAATTTGCTGAAGCAACACTATTTTATGCATAATGTGTTACACATctgttttaaatttattttgaaaaataagtttagttatattttt
This genomic interval carries:
- the LOC114875033 gene encoding LOW QUALITY PROTEIN: uncharacterized protein LOC114875033 (The sequence of the model RefSeq protein was modified relative to this genomic sequence to represent the inferred CDS: deleted 2 bases in 2 codons), which encodes MAVSASFHRNVLLLSEIIQPNDEFKKHFRKGMFDKPNTAGFIHVSHYLLTIYDSERFKKLIEWPIICKKTEVKYRNSVKNYLISISVENPDIGFPNILMSHLIHAGGNKFTIIMWKLSQVVLRKYIARETSYSVMFAPQARNKPCLAKKFIQETNLKIKHNISNHHKNLSEMENATKTILEEQKKKLSNIVTEIFEREQFIETLLNEAPVHPTIKKCLRNINDEEVIKMWQMNITDGINRIQKKNALLKSIEQLGFKVNNIVLSNSNNVKVLDAKQIQKINCSKISELFSIDTQCLLFQSYKNDKLILNNFIVLFNSLLTQLHQLLKINTEDISKYLLQVEASCEDMKAALNIIQTYVSDIAKLLSESQDMLYQNDLSQVYDDSALPVMSNVLLMVSPLIKFDTNYTNEECDLQKRLQLTPVEGIHKSLFSRYERLKQNHETHISKLRENLFVSRINFDDTISTINNENPSLHMQTIFRRNLSSLKPAKKYSRLFSNRTKRSNRRAANLSIMSMPSSSEANSTAIVNAIEEMHDVSQLNLNTSAKSPCNINVEFATPDKLTVKENKLENTPETGNVLQDFQNKINILDICETMEVEINNDYDNNPIKTEEKKRRRHSISDLVDRYKKLLELNNRSPSSQINCVKYNNE